Proteins encoded in a region of the Puniceibacterium sp. IMCC21224 genome:
- the uxuA gene encoding mannonate dehydratase — protein MIESWRWYGPFDPITLPEVAQTGAAGIVHALHEVPYGEVWTNDAIAARKAEITGAGFTWDVAESLPIHEAVKRGEGDLSTLFANYRQSMANLAANGIRTICYNFMPLLDWTRTDLRAPLARGGSCLRFDASRMAAFEIHMLGRAGAEDEYSQDVRNKAAIWFQQSSESDREALLHAIMSGLPGAFDRYDIAGLRDVLQSYEGIDRDTLRANYKRFLQEVVPAAEDLGMVFCVHPDDPPRDILGLPRIVSDGDDIDWILSAVDSPANGLTLCSGSLGANPANDVPAIAARFANKIRFGHLRNVRKEPDGSFEEAAHLEGDTDMVALADVFVTEEARRREAGEDFASIPVRPDHGHEILSDIGAKSVPGYPMIGRLRGLAELRGVFRALEYAATRG, from the coding sequence ATGATCGAAAGTTGGCGCTGGTACGGACCCTTTGACCCCATCACTCTGCCAGAAGTCGCCCAGACCGGGGCCGCAGGCATTGTGCACGCACTGCACGAAGTCCCGTATGGCGAGGTCTGGACCAACGACGCCATCGCCGCCCGCAAGGCCGAAATTACCGGCGCCGGATTCACGTGGGATGTCGCCGAAAGCCTGCCGATCCACGAAGCGGTCAAACGCGGCGAAGGGGATCTGAGCACGCTGTTCGCCAATTACCGCCAATCCATGGCGAACCTAGCCGCCAACGGTATTCGCACGATCTGCTACAACTTCATGCCGCTGCTGGACTGGACCCGCACCGACCTTCGGGCTCCGCTGGCACGTGGGGGCAGTTGCCTGCGTTTTGACGCATCCCGCATGGCCGCATTCGAAATCCATATGTTGGGGCGCGCAGGCGCCGAGGATGAGTATAGCCAGGACGTCCGCAACAAGGCCGCGATCTGGTTTCAGCAATCCTCTGAGAGCGACCGCGAGGCGTTGCTGCATGCGATCATGTCCGGCCTGCCCGGCGCCTTTGACCGCTACGACATCGCCGGTCTGCGCGACGTGCTGCAAAGTTATGAAGGCATCGACCGTGACACGCTGCGCGCCAACTACAAACGCTTTCTGCAAGAAGTGGTCCCGGCGGCCGAGGATCTGGGAATGGTGTTCTGTGTCCACCCCGACGATCCGCCGCGCGATATTCTGGGCCTGCCGCGGATCGTGTCAGACGGCGACGATATCGACTGGATCCTGTCGGCGGTGGACAGCCCCGCCAACGGGCTTACGCTTTGCTCGGGTTCGCTCGGTGCGAATCCGGCGAATGATGTCCCCGCGATTGCCGCACGGTTTGCCAACAAGATCCGCTTTGGTCATCTGCGCAATGTGCGCAAAGAACCCGACGGATCGTTCGAAGAGGCCGCACATCTTGAGGGGGACACCGACATGGTGGCGCTGGCCGATGTGTTTGTGACCGAAGAGGCACGCCGCCGCGAAGCAGGTGAAGATTTTGCCTCCATCCCGGTCCGCCCGGATCATGGTCACGAAATCCTGTCGGATATTGGCGCCAAGAGCGTACCGGGCTATCCAATGATCGGCCGCCTGCGCGGTCTGGCAGAGCTGCGCGGCGTGTTCCGTGCCCTGGAATATGCGGCAACCCGTGGCTGA
- a CDS encoding UxaA family hydrolase translates to MADPMLLNPADSVVVLPARLPAGADPLGLGNPLSKTVSGGHKIARVAISSGQPIYKFGQVIGHATQDIVAGDHVHSHNCAFSDHSRAYEIGADLAVARAAIPVMAPRTFQGYVRENGQVGTRNTIALCATVNCSATVIRRAASEIEASGVLDAYPNVDGVAAFAHSTGCGMASSGRGIDILDRVLWGHATHPNVGAAIFVGLGCEVMQIARMQNKAGGGDRISGLTIQATGGTRATIDAIKAKVAELLPQVNKASRSPCPASALKVALQCGGSDGYSGLTANPALGLASDRIVGLGGTVILSETPEIYGAEQLLLRRAASADVADKLLALISWWEEYTRMNGGSMDNNPSPGNKQGGLTTILEKSLGAVAKGGNTPLTAVYDYAEQITGTGFTFMDTPGYDPVSATGQIAGGAQVLCFTTGRGSAFGSKPAPTIKLATNDTLFAAMPEDMDINCGDMLSGGVTLDAKADQIVEMILATASGQQTKSEALGLGDNEFVPWQIGAVM, encoded by the coding sequence GTGGCTGATCCGATGTTGTTGAACCCCGCAGACTCGGTTGTTGTCCTGCCCGCGCGTTTGCCTGCTGGGGCCGATCCGCTGGGTCTGGGTAACCCGCTATCCAAAACGGTATCGGGCGGTCACAAGATTGCGCGCGTGGCGATTTCCAGCGGCCAGCCGATCTACAAATTCGGGCAAGTCATCGGCCATGCCACCCAGGATATCGTGGCCGGCGATCACGTCCACAGCCACAACTGCGCCTTTTCCGACCACAGCCGCGCCTATGAGATCGGTGCCGATTTGGCCGTCGCCCGTGCTGCCATTCCCGTGATGGCACCACGCACATTTCAGGGTTACGTCCGCGAGAATGGGCAGGTTGGCACCCGCAACACCATCGCGCTCTGCGCCACCGTCAATTGTTCCGCCACCGTCATCCGCCGCGCCGCGTCTGAGATCGAAGCCTCGGGCGTGCTGGACGCCTATCCCAACGTTGACGGCGTTGCAGCCTTTGCCCACAGCACTGGCTGCGGCATGGCGTCATCGGGGCGCGGGATTGATATTCTGGACCGTGTGCTCTGGGGTCATGCCACACACCCCAACGTCGGCGCGGCGATCTTTGTCGGACTCGGCTGCGAAGTGATGCAGATCGCCCGGATGCAGAACAAGGCAGGTGGTGGCGACCGTATCTCGGGCTTGACCATTCAGGCGACCGGCGGCACCCGTGCCACCATCGACGCGATCAAGGCCAAGGTGGCCGAATTGCTGCCACAGGTGAACAAGGCCAGCCGCAGCCCCTGCCCGGCCTCGGCGCTGAAGGTTGCGCTGCAATGTGGTGGCTCAGACGGCTATTCCGGCCTGACCGCCAACCCGGCGTTGGGTCTGGCCTCAGACCGGATTGTCGGGCTGGGTGGCACGGTTATCCTGTCCGAGACGCCCGAAATTTATGGCGCTGAACAGTTGCTTTTGCGCCGCGCGGCATCCGCAGATGTGGCTGACAAGCTGCTCGCCCTCATCAGTTGGTGGGAGGAGTATACCCGGATGAACGGCGGGTCGATGGACAACAATCCATCCCCCGGCAACAAACAGGGCGGACTGACCACGATCCTTGAAAAATCGCTGGGTGCTGTCGCCAAAGGCGGCAATACGCCGCTGACGGCGGTCTATGACTATGCTGAACAGATCACCGGCACTGGTTTCACGTTCATGGACACCCCCGGCTATGACCCGGTGTCCGCCACTGGCCAGATCGCGGGTGGTGCGCAGGTGCTGTGTTTCACAACCGGACGCGGCTCGGCCTTTGGGTCGAAACCGGCGCCGACGATCAAGCTGGCGACCAACGACACGCTGTTCGCGGCGATGCCCGAAGACATGGACATCAACTGCGGCGACATGCTGTCGGGTGGAGTCACGCTGGATGCCAAAGCAGATCAAATCGTCGAAATGATTCTGGCCACGGCGTCGGGTCAACAGACCAAATCCGAAGCCTTGGGTCTGGGCGACAACGAATTTGTTCCCTGGCAGATCGGCGCGGTGATGTAG
- the gltB gene encoding glutamate synthase large subunit, with protein sequence MTTYDADWVRAEEAKRTWMAENGLYSEAEEHSSCGVGLVVSLDGKPSRRVVGAGISALKAIWHRGAVDADGKTGDGAGIHVQIPVAFFYDQIDRTGHTPRKDELMAVGQVFLPRTDFGAQETCRTIVESEVLRMGYYIYGWRHVPVNVECLGDKANATRPEIEQILISNAKGVDEETFERELYVIRRRIEKAAMAAGVSQLYIASLSCRSIIYKGMMLAQDVAEFYPDLMDDRFESAFAIYHQRYSTNTFPQWWLAQPFRMLAHNGEINTLKGNVNWMKSHEIRMASSTFGDMAEDIKPIIANGASDSAALDAVFEVLVRAGRSAPMAKTMLVPESWSKQAIELPEAWRDMYSYCNSVMEPWDGPAALAMTDGRWVCGGLDRNGLRPMRYVVTGDGLLIAGSEAGMVPVDEGSVREKGALGPGQMIAVDMKEGKLYHDVEIKNRLAAGQPFGEWVGKINELDEPLAKVTEKAIFSGAELRRRQIAAGYTIEELEQILAPMAEDGKETLASMGDDTPSAVLSKKYRPLSHFFRQNFSQVTNPPIDSLREFRVMSLKTRFGNLKNVLDESSAQTEILVLDSPFVGNAQFDELKTHFNASLVEIDCTFPVGGSKDALRKGLERIRAEAEDAVRSGAGHLTLTDQAAGPDKVAMPMILATSAVHSHLTRKGLRTFCSINVRSAECIDPHYFAVLIGAGATVVNPYLAEDSLADRIERGLLDLTLTEAVHKYREAIDQGMLKIMSKMGISVISSYRGGLNFEAVGLSRAMCAEYFPGMMSRISGIGVSGIQTKAEQVHALGLRGGQDVLPIGGFYKARKSGETHAWGAQTMHLLQAACNKASYEMWKTYSKAMQANPPIHLRDLLAIKPIGPAIPLEQVESITSIRKRFVTPGMSLGALSPEAHKTLNVAMNRIGAKSDSGEGGEDPAHFVPEANGDNPSAKIKQVASGRFGVTAEYLNQCEELEIKVAQGAKPGEGGQLPGMKVTDLIARLRHSTKGVTLISPPPHHDIYSIEDLAQLIYDLKQINPRCKVTVKLVASSGVGTIAAGVAKAKADIILISGHNGGTGASPATSIKYAGLPWEMGLTEAHQVLSMNNLRARVTLRTDGGLRTGRDIVMAAMLGAEEYGIGTAALIAMGCIMVRQCQSNTCPVGVCTQDDDLRAKFTGNADKVVNLITFYATEVRELLASIGARSLDDVIGRADLLRQVSRGSDHLDDLDLNPLLIRVDGSDDIVYDRDKPRNPVPDTLDAEIVRDAARFLEDGEKMQLSYAVQNTHRTVGTRTSSHIVRKFGMRNALQSNHLTVKLTGSAGQSLGAFAAPGLKLEVSGDANDYVGKGLSGGTIVVRPPMHSPLTASQNTIIGNTVLYGATDGFLFAAGRAGERFAVRNSGATVVVEGCGSNGCEYMTGGVAVILGPVGANFGAGMTGGMAYLYDPDGRATDLMNMESIVTCPVTVDHWSTQLEELIERHAAETGSRKAQDILQHWGEEKANFLQICPKEMLDKITHPLSIEPKAMPAE encoded by the coding sequence ATGACCACGTATGATGCAGACTGGGTACGGGCCGAAGAGGCCAAGCGCACATGGATGGCCGAAAATGGGCTGTATTCCGAGGCCGAAGAGCATTCGTCCTGCGGCGTGGGGCTGGTTGTGTCGCTGGACGGCAAACCCAGCCGCCGGGTTGTCGGTGCGGGTATTTCCGCGCTCAAGGCGATCTGGCATCGCGGTGCTGTCGATGCTGACGGCAAGACCGGCGATGGCGCGGGCATCCATGTACAGATCCCGGTGGCGTTCTTTTACGACCAGATCGACCGCACTGGCCACACGCCGCGCAAAGACGAACTGATGGCCGTGGGGCAGGTGTTCCTGCCGCGCACGGATTTTGGCGCGCAGGAAACCTGCCGGACCATTGTGGAATCCGAAGTTCTGCGCATGGGTTACTACATCTACGGCTGGCGCCACGTGCCGGTGAACGTCGAGTGTCTGGGTGACAAGGCCAATGCGACCCGCCCCGAGATCGAACAAATCCTGATCTCGAACGCCAAAGGCGTCGACGAAGAGACGTTTGAGCGCGAACTTTACGTGATCCGGCGGAGGATCGAAAAGGCGGCAATGGCAGCCGGTGTCAGCCAGCTTTACATTGCGTCGCTGTCCTGCCGATCGATCATCTACAAGGGCATGATGCTGGCGCAGGATGTGGCCGAATTCTATCCCGACCTGATGGATGACCGTTTTGAGTCGGCCTTTGCTATCTATCACCAGCGCTATTCCACCAACACATTCCCGCAGTGGTGGTTGGCTCAGCCGTTCAGGATGCTCGCCCACAACGGCGAGATCAACACGCTCAAGGGCAACGTCAACTGGATGAAGTCGCACGAGATCCGCATGGCCTCGTCGACGTTTGGCGATATGGCCGAGGATATCAAGCCGATCATCGCCAATGGTGCCAGCGATTCCGCGGCGCTGGATGCTGTGTTCGAGGTGCTGGTACGCGCGGGTCGATCCGCGCCGATGGCCAAGACGATGCTGGTGCCGGAATCCTGGTCCAAGCAGGCGATTGAACTGCCCGAGGCGTGGCGCGATATGTATTCATACTGCAACTCGGTGATGGAACCGTGGGATGGCCCTGCCGCACTTGCCATGACTGATGGTCGCTGGGTCTGCGGCGGGCTGGACCGCAACGGTCTGCGTCCGATGCGCTATGTCGTCACCGGCGACGGGCTGCTGATCGCTGGGTCCGAGGCCGGGATGGTGCCGGTCGACGAGGGGTCGGTGCGCGAAAAAGGCGCGCTTGGGCCGGGACAGATGATTGCCGTCGATATGAAAGAGGGCAAGCTGTACCACGACGTTGAGATCAAGAACCGGCTGGCCGCCGGTCAGCCGTTTGGCGAATGGGTCGGCAAGATCAACGAGCTGGACGAACCGCTGGCCAAAGTCACTGAAAAAGCGATCTTCAGCGGTGCGGAACTGCGGCGGCGTCAGATCGCGGCGGGCTATACCATCGAAGAGCTGGAACAGATCCTCGCCCCGATGGCCGAGGATGGTAAAGAAACGCTGGCCTCGATGGGGGATGACACGCCGTCGGCTGTGCTGTCGAAAAAGTACCGCCCACTCAGCCATTTCTTCCGCCAGAACTTTAGCCAGGTGACCAACCCGCCGATTGACTCGCTGCGCGAATTCCGGGTGATGAGCCTGAAAACGCGGTTCGGCAACCTCAAGAACGTGCTTGATGAAAGCTCGGCCCAGACCGAAATCCTCGTGCTCGACAGCCCGTTTGTCGGCAACGCGCAGTTCGACGAACTCAAGACGCATTTCAACGCCAGCCTGGTCGAGATTGACTGCACCTTCCCAGTGGGAGGCAGCAAGGATGCGCTGCGTAAAGGGTTGGAGCGTATCCGCGCTGAGGCCGAGGATGCCGTGCGTTCCGGCGCCGGTCATCTGACGCTGACCGATCAGGCGGCAGGCCCCGACAAAGTGGCGATGCCGATGATTCTGGCGACCAGCGCGGTTCACAGTCATCTGACGCGCAAAGGTCTGCGGACTTTCTGTTCGATCAACGTGCGGTCGGCGGAATGTATCGACCCGCATTATTTTGCAGTGCTGATCGGCGCCGGTGCCACAGTGGTGAACCCCTATCTGGCCGAGGACAGTCTGGCAGACCGGATTGAACGCGGCCTGTTGGATCTGACGCTGACCGAGGCGGTGCATAAATATCGCGAAGCCATTGATCAGGGTATGCTCAAGATCATGTCCAAGATGGGGATCTCGGTGATTTCGTCCTATCGCGGTGGTCTGAACTTTGAGGCGGTCGGCCTGTCCCGTGCCATGTGCGCCGAATATTTCCCCGGTATGATGAGCCGGATCAGCGGCATCGGCGTCAGCGGCATCCAGACCAAGGCCGAACAGGTCCACGCGCTGGGTCTGCGCGGCGGTCAGGACGTGCTGCCCATCGGCGGGTTTTACAAGGCGCGCAAATCCGGCGAAACCCACGCCTGGGGCGCGCAGACCATGCATCTGTTGCAGGCCGCCTGCAACAAGGCGTCCTACGAGATGTGGAAGACCTACTCAAAGGCGATGCAGGCCAACCCGCCGATTCATCTGCGCGACCTGTTGGCGATCAAACCCATCGGCCCCGCGATCCCATTGGAGCAGGTCGAAAGCATCACCTCAATCCGCAAGCGATTCGTGACGCCGGGCATGTCGCTGGGTGCCCTGTCACCCGAGGCGCACAAGACCCTGAACGTGGCGATGAACCGAATCGGCGCCAAGTCCGATTCCGGTGAGGGGGGCGAAGATCCGGCGCATTTTGTGCCCGAAGCCAATGGCGATAACCCGTCGGCCAAGATCAAGCAGGTCGCCTCTGGTCGGTTTGGCGTCACCGCCGAATACCTGAACCAGTGCGAAGAGCTGGAAATCAAGGTCGCGCAGGGTGCCAAGCCCGGTGAGGGTGGACAGTTGCCGGGAATGAAGGTCACTGACCTGATCGCTCGTCTGCGCCATTCGACCAAAGGCGTGACGCTGATCAGCCCGCCGCCGCACCACGATATCTACTCGATCGAGGATCTGGCGCAGCTGATCTACGACCTCAAGCAGATCAACCCGCGCTGCAAGGTGACGGTGAAACTGGTCGCCTCGTCCGGCGTCGGCACGATTGCAGCTGGCGTGGCCAAGGCCAAGGCGGACATCATCCTGATCTCGGGCCACAACGGCGGCACTGGGGCATCGCCCGCGACCTCGATCAAATACGCCGGGCTGCCGTGGGAAATGGGTCTGACCGAAGCGCATCAGGTTCTGTCGATGAACAACCTTCGGGCGCGCGTGACGCTGCGCACCGACGGCGGTCTGCGCACCGGGCGTGATATCGTCATGGCGGCAATGCTCGGGGCCGAGGAATACGGCATCGGCACCGCGGCGCTGATCGCGATGGGCTGCATCATGGTACGCCAGTGTCAATCGAACACCTGCCCGGTCGGGGTCTGCACCCAGGACGACGACCTGCGCGCCAAGTTCACGGGTAACGCCGACAAGGTGGTGAATCTGATCACCTTCTACGCCACCGAAGTGCGTGAACTTCTGGCCAGCATCGGCGCGCGGTCGCTGGACGACGTGATCGGGCGTGCCGATCTGCTGCGTCAGGTCAGCCGCGGGTCGGATCATCTGGACGATCTCGACCTCAACCCGTTGCTGATCCGTGTCGATGGGTCCGACGACATCGTCTACGACCGCGACAAGCCGCGCAACCCAGTGCCGGACACGCTGGACGCCGAAATTGTGCGCGACGCCGCGCGGTTCCTTGAAGATGGCGAAAAGATGCAGCTGTCCTACGCCGTGCAGAACACGCACCGCACCGTGGGCACCCGCACCAGCAGCCATATCGTGCGCAAGTTCGGGATGCGCAACGCGCTGCAATCGAACCATCTGACCGTCAAACTGACCGGATCGGCGGGGCAGTCGCTGGGGGCGTTTGCCGCACCGGGGCTGAAACTCGAAGTGTCGGGTGATGCCAACGACTATGTCGGTAAGGGACTGTCGGGCGGCACGATTGTGGTGCGTCCGCCGATGCATTCGCCGCTCACGGCGTCGCAGAATACGATCATCGGCAACACCGTGCTCTATGGTGCGACCGATGGGTTCCTGTTTGCTGCGGGCCGCGCAGGTGAACGCTTTGCGGTGCGCAACTCGGGTGCCACGGTGGTGGTTGAGGGATGCGGATCGAACGGTTGCGAATACATGACCGGCGGCGTTGCTGTGATCCTTGGGCCGGTGGGTGCCAACTTTGGTGCAGGCATGACCGGCGGCATGGCGTATCTGTATGATCCTGATGGTCGGGCAACCGATCTGATGAACATGGAGAGCATTGTGACCTGCCCGGTGACGGTAGATCACTGGTCGACCCAGCTCGAAGAGCTGATCGAGCGGCACGCGGCGGAAACCGGTAGCCGCAAGGCGCAGGATATCCTCCAGCATTGGGGCGAGGAAAAAGCGAACTTCCTCCAGATTTGCCCGAAAGAGATGCTGGACAAGATCACGCATCCGCTGAGCATTGAGCCGAAGGCGATGCCTGCAGAATGA
- the mtgA gene encoding monofunctional biosynthetic peptidoglycan transglycosylase, which translates to MATRSKSAKPRKTAKAALAPRFQPLRWLMRWLWRVVFVAAALVLLMALLYKVVNPPTTLYMLSEGRRLGADVDQKWVPADRVAPVMLRSVVAAEDANFCTHWGFDMNAIRDAIEGGGARGASTLTQQVVKNAYLWQGRTYTRKALEALITPVVEGVWSKRRILEVYLNIAEFDEGVFGVEAAAYHYFGVGPDALSPTQAARLAAILPNPKGRSAANPSNFVRRRAASIRDGAATIARDGRAACFEPG; encoded by the coding sequence ATGGCGACACGTTCGAAATCCGCAAAACCGCGCAAAACGGCCAAGGCCGCTCTGGCACCGCGTTTCCAGCCCTTGCGCTGGCTGATGCGGTGGCTCTGGCGGGTGGTCTTTGTGGCGGCGGCATTGGTTCTGCTGATGGCGCTGCTCTACAAGGTGGTGAACCCGCCGACGACCCTATACATGCTGAGCGAGGGTCGCAGGCTGGGCGCTGACGTCGATCAGAAATGGGTTCCGGCGGACCGTGTCGCCCCGGTAATGTTGCGGTCGGTCGTGGCGGCCGAGGATGCCAATTTCTGCACCCACTGGGGTTTTGATATGAACGCGATCCGCGATGCCATCGAAGGTGGCGGCGCACGCGGCGCATCGACTCTGACCCAACAGGTGGTCAAAAATGCCTATCTCTGGCAGGGGCGCACCTATACCCGCAAGGCGCTCGAGGCGCTGATCACCCCGGTGGTTGAAGGGGTCTGGAGCAAGCGTCGTATCCTTGAAGTCTATCTGAACATTGCCGAATTCGACGAAGGTGTGTTCGGCGTCGAGGCGGCAGCCTATCACTATTTTGGCGTCGGCCCGGATGCGCTGAGTCCGACTCAGGCGGCGCGTCTGGCGGCAATTCTGCCCAATCCCAAGGGGCGTTCAGCGGCAAATCCGTCGAATTTTGTCCGTCGTCGCGCGGCATCAATCCGCGACGGAGCTGCGACGATCGCACGCGATGGGCGCGCTGCCTGCTTTGAGCCGGGCTGA
- a CDS encoding DUF4189 domain-containing protein codes for MRFGGVSVVILCSAVVLWPVSVQSANGSCGYERCFGAIAVAPSGKTGWSAGQRTAPGATRLAQDNCGEECAEVELFWNSCGVIAINQTGDWAFGWDEDQAVATNKALDACSADGAQCYVRDWACSK; via the coding sequence ATGCGATTTGGTGGTGTCAGTGTCGTTATCCTCTGTTCAGCCGTGGTGCTGTGGCCGGTTTCCGTTCAGTCCGCGAACGGCTCTTGTGGATATGAGCGTTGTTTTGGCGCTATCGCAGTTGCGCCGTCAGGCAAAACCGGTTGGTCCGCAGGGCAGCGAACCGCGCCTGGCGCAACCCGCTTGGCGCAGGACAATTGCGGCGAGGAATGCGCCGAGGTCGAACTATTCTGGAATTCCTGCGGAGTCATCGCCATAAACCAGACTGGTGATTGGGCGTTTGGCTGGGACGAGGATCAGGCGGTGGCGACAAACAAGGCGTTGGACGCCTGTTCGGCAGATGGCGCGCAATGTTACGTTCGCGACTGGGCCTGCTCGAAATAG
- a CDS encoding 3-hydroxyacyl-CoA dehydrogenase NAD-binding domain-containing protein, whose product MNVSFDRRGGIAILTIDRPPVNALSQDLRALIDARLQEVEADETITGLVLACAGRTFVAGAEITEVGKLMPPMLRDVIDRIERLNRPSIAALHGTTLGGGLELSLGCTFRIAAPDTRLGLPEVKLGFLPGAGGTVRGSYLAGAEAILRLAGSGDMISADQAMSQGLIDAIAQGDLIEDAIGFLMAKIAAGDSPLPVSQRRDTMPPATPEQLTKIEAALCRKARSSAPSLVAIAAGNALAMPFADAMREERALFDTAVDSLRSAALRHLFFAERLAAKPTGPAATVTPRDVQSVGVIGAGTMGGGIAMTFANAGFDVMIRETNQQALDVGLARIRANYVGSVQRGSIPQSEADRRIGRITGTILVSDLAQSDLIVEAAFEDIEVKRSIFAELDAIARPGAILATNTSYLDVNAIAGFTNRSGDVLGLHFFSPANVMKLLEVVQGADTAPDVVATALKVARRLGKQSVVVGVCHGFVGNRMLAARNAQLSHLMLEGALPAQIDAAFRALGWPMGPCEMQDLAGLDISWRNRKALGRVDALPDHLCGLGRFGQKTGSGWYSYHAGDRTPHPDPAVELIVTKLAADAGITRRNLSDAEIIDRTHGPMIAEGRSILRDGIAARASDIDVIWVQGYGFPRDLGGPMFWDDHGRPPAP is encoded by the coding sequence ATGAACGTATCCTTTGATCGACGCGGCGGCATTGCAATCTTGACCATTGACCGTCCGCCGGTAAATGCGCTGTCACAGGATCTGCGCGCGTTGATTGACGCCCGTCTGCAAGAGGTCGAGGCGGATGAGACAATCACTGGTCTGGTTCTGGCCTGCGCGGGACGTACCTTTGTCGCCGGGGCCGAGATTACCGAGGTGGGCAAACTGATGCCGCCAATGCTACGCGATGTAATCGACCGGATCGAACGGCTGAACAGGCCCAGCATCGCGGCGCTGCACGGTACCACGCTTGGCGGTGGTCTTGAGCTGTCGCTGGGCTGCACCTTTCGCATCGCGGCGCCTGACACCAGATTGGGTCTGCCCGAGGTCAAGCTGGGCTTTCTGCCGGGAGCGGGTGGCACGGTGCGTGGCAGCTACCTTGCTGGCGCAGAGGCGATACTGCGCCTTGCTGGCAGCGGCGATATGATCAGCGCTGACCAAGCTATGTCGCAGGGGCTGATCGACGCCATCGCGCAGGGCGATCTGATCGAAGATGCTATCGGGTTCCTGATGGCAAAGATCGCGGCGGGCGACAGTCCGCTTCCGGTCAGTCAGCGCCGTGACACGATGCCCCCGGCCACCCCAGAGCAACTGACCAAGATCGAAGCGGCGCTGTGCCGCAAGGCGCGCTCTTCAGCGCCGTCGTTGGTGGCGATTGCGGCGGGCAATGCGCTGGCGATGCCATTCGCCGACGCCATGCGCGAAGAGCGGGCGTTGTTTGATACAGCGGTGGACAGTCTGCGCTCTGCGGCGCTGCGTCATTTGTTCTTTGCCGAACGGCTGGCGGCGAAACCGACAGGCCCGGCAGCGACGGTCACGCCGCGCGACGTTCAGTCCGTGGGAGTGATCGGTGCCGGGACAATGGGGGGCGGCATCGCGATGACCTTTGCCAATGCCGGGTTCGACGTGATGATCCGCGAAACCAATCAGCAGGCCCTGGACGTGGGTCTGGCGCGGATCAGGGCAAACTATGTCGGCTCAGTGCAGCGCGGGTCGATCCCACAGAGCGAGGCTGACAGGCGCATCGGTCGTATCACCGGCACAATTCTGGTGTCCGACCTTGCCCAGTCCGATCTGATTGTCGAAGCCGCGTTCGAGGATATCGAGGTCAAGCGCAGCATCTTTGCCGAACTGGACGCCATCGCCCGGCCAGGCGCGATTCTGGCCACCAACACCTCGTATTTGGATGTGAATGCCATCGCGGGATTTACCAATCGTTCGGGGGATGTGTTGGGGCTGCACTTTTTCTCGCCCGCCAATGTGATGAAGTTGCTGGAGGTCGTGCAAGGTGCGGACACCGCGCCTGACGTAGTTGCCACCGCGCTAAAAGTTGCGCGGCGGCTTGGCAAACAATCGGTTGTTGTTGGGGTTTGCCACGGCTTTGTTGGCAACCGGATGCTGGCCGCCCGCAACGCGCAGTTGTCGCACCTGATGCTCGAAGGGGCTTTGCCCGCGCAGATTGATGCGGCCTTCCGGGCGCTTGGCTGGCCGATGGGCCCGTGCGAGATGCAGGATTTGGCCGGACTGGACATCAGCTGGCGCAATCGCAAGGCATTGGGACGGGTGGACGCATTGCCCGATCATCTGTGCGGCCTTGGGCGATTTGGGCAAAAGACCGGCAGCGGCTGGTACAGCTATCACGCCGGGGATCGTACACCGCATCCCGATCCGGCGGTCGAACTGATTGTCACCAAGCTGGCTGCAGATGCCGGTATCACGCGACGAAATCTGAGCGACGCCGAGATCATTGACCGCACACACGGCCCGATGATTGCCGAGGGACGCTCCATTCTGAGGGACGGGATCGCCGCGCGTGCGTCGGATATCGACGTGATCTGGGTTCAGGGATACGGGTTTCCGCGCGATCTGGGCGGTCCGATGTTCTGGGATGATCACGGACGCCCCCCAGCGCCCTAA